CTTTTTATCCGAGAAAAAATTGAACGTAAAGACATAGGCGGTTTGGCGCTTTCGGCCCTGTTTGGGGTAGCTGCCAATATGCTGATGTTTTTTGAGGGATTGGCCAACACCACGCCCATCAATGCCTCAGTGCTAATGATGGTTACGCCCGTGTTTGTGTTTGTCATCCATACCGTAGTGAATCGCCAAGGTATAAACGGAGTAAAAGCCGCTGGCATCGTTCTCGCAGCAGTAGGGGCAATGATGCTGATGGGCGGTAAACGCCTCAGCTTTAGTAAAGATACCCTGTACGGAGACGTTTATATAATCCTGAATGCCCTAAGTTACGCCGTGTATTTGGTGTACGTTAAAAAGTTTATCAAAAAGTACAACCCTATCACCGTAAGCAAGTGGAACTTTATTTTCGGTTTCCTTTTTGTGTTACCCTTTGGTATGGGCGGTCTTGAGCCGATTGATTGGGCAAGCTTTACCCCTTTTATATGGTTTTGCTTTTGGTTTGTGCTGGTAGCCACCACATTTATTACGTATTTACTTAATGCGTGGGCGTTGCAGCACGCACCTTCAACGCTTGTAGGCTCATACATATACCTGCAACCCGTTATTGCAACCATTATAGCCCTTGCCAGCCAAAAAGACGTACTTACGTCAGAAAAGATTATATTTATCCTGTTAATATTTACGGGGGTGTATTTAGTATCCCTCACACCTAAAAAAACAATCACTGAATGATGAAATTACGCTCGATGACGGGGTTTGGCGGTGCCGAGGCAGCCAATAACCGAATAGCAGTGAAGGCCGAGTTAAAATCGCTGAACGGAAAATTTATGGACCTTAACCTGCGTATGCCCCGCAATGTGCAGAACAAAGAAATAGCCTTACGCCGCGAACTAAGCAAACGCATTGAACGCGGAACAGCTACCTTGTTCTTAAACATTGAGCGCAACGTAACAGGGGCGGATGCTCCGCTAGTAGATGGCGAAATGGCTAAAAAGCTGTTTGGTGAGATTGAACAACTGCAACAGACTTTGAATTACCAAAGCGGTAATATTTTAGATAGAGTACTGGCGTTTCCCGGTGTGATAAATACCGATGATACCGAAGAGTTGGACGAAGACGATTGGAAACTGGTGGAAGCTACTATCGACCAAGCCTTTGATGCGTTTGACGCTTTCCGTTTGCAAGAAGGGGATGCCTTGAAGCAGGATTTACAGAAGTTTGTTGAAAACATACAGAACTGCCTGCCAGAGATTGAAAAGTTTGAAGGCGAACGTATTACTGCGTTGCGCGACCGTATTTATAACCAGTTGCAAGCCACCCTTGACGATGAAAAGCTGGACAAAGACCGCTTTGAGCAGGAAATGATATATTACCTTGAAAAAATTGATTTTAGCGAAGAAAAATCGAGGTTGATACAGCACTGCCGCTACTTTACCGATACCCTTGCCAAAGAACCCGGAGGTAAGAAACTGGGCTTTATCGCGCAAGAAATGGGTCGTGAAATAAATACGTTGGGTGCCAAAGCTTCTCACTTCAACATCCAACAACTGGTGGTAGTGATGAAGGACGAGCTTGAAAAGATAAAAGAGCAGGTAAACAACGTTTTGTAGGGGCCTTACCTATGTTCAGAATATAAAATTCTGTCTGTTATTATATAGAGCGTCGAATGGTTTTAAACCATTCGACGCATATAATTTCCAAGCGGGGGACTTCATGTCCTTCGCTAAATACAGTAACTCTAATTTTCTTCTTGTTTCCGTTATAAAATAACCCTACTTTTGCACCGCAAATAAGAGTAACAACACACTATTCTTATCTCGTTAGTAAATCCTTATTTGCAATGTATAATACAAGTAAACTAAAGGGCGAAGCCCTTACTTTTGACGATGTTCTCGTCGTTCCCGGTTACTCAGAAGTACTTCCACGCGACGTAGATACCTCTACCCGCCTTACCCGCAACCTCCGCATCAATGTTCCTATTGTTTCATCAGCAATGGATACCGTTACCGAAAGCCGTTTGGCTATTGCCCTTGCGCAAGAAGGAGGTATAGGCATACTGCACAAAAACATGAGCATTGCAAGGCAGGCCGCCGAGGTTCGCAAAGTGAAGCGCAGCGAAAGCGGGATGATATTAGACCCTATTACTCTTAACTCAGAAGCTACCATTGCCGACGCGTTGCTGATAATGAAGGAGAATAAAATCGGCGGTATTCCTATCATCGACAGCGAAAACAAATTGGTAGGTATATTAACCAACCGCGATTTACGCTTTGAAAACAATACCTCACGCCCTGTGCGCGAAGTAATGACCAAAGAGGGTTTGATTACTGCCCCCGAAGGTACTACGCTTAAACAAGCTGAAAGTATTTTGCAAGAACACCGCATTGAGAAATTGCCGGTGGTGAGCAACGACGGTAAACTTACCGGACTGATTACATATAAAGATATTTTAAAGCACCGCGACCACCCCAAAGCCTGCAAAGACGCATTGGGTCGTTTGTTGGTAGGTGCTGCGGTGGGTATTACCGCCGATACATTGGAGCGCGTTACCGCTCTTGTGAATGCCGGAGTAGATGTTGTAGTTATTGATACTGCACACGGTCATTCAAAAGGGGTGATTGACGAAGTGAAGAAAGTAAAAGCAGCCTTCCCTAAATTGGAAGTGATTGCTGGAAACATTGCTACAGGCGATGCTGCCAAAGCCTTGGCCGAAGCCGGAGTAGATGCAGTGAAAGTGGGAGTGGGCCCCGGTTCTATTTGTACCACACGTATCATCGCTGGTATAGGGATGCCGCAACTAAGTGCCATTTTTGAAGCAGCCGAAGCAGTAAAACCGTATGATATTCCCGTAATTGCTGATGGCGGTATCCGCTACAGCGGCGATTTGGTAAAGGCTCTTGTGGCCGGTGCCAGCACCATCATGGCAGGTTCGTTGTTTGCAGGGGTTGAAGAATCTCCGGGCGAAACCATTTTGTACGAAGGACGTAAGGTGAAATCGTACCGTGGTATGGGCAGTATTGAGGCGATGAAAGAAGGCAGCAAAGACCGTTACTTCCAAGATGCCGAAGAGGAAATCAGCAAACTGGTACCCGAAGGTATTGTCGGTATTGTTCCCTTCCGCGGCACACTAAGCGAAGTTGTTTACCAATACGTTGGCGGTTTGCGCGCAGGTATGGGTTACTGCGGTGCCCGCACTGTTGAAGAATTGCAAAAAGCACAATTTGTGCGCATTACAGGTGCAGGTGTGCGCGAAAGCCACCCGCACGATATTACCATTACCAAAGAGGCTCCTAACTATAGCCGCAGGTAATTGGTTTGCAAAAGGATTATTAAAACAAAGGCCACACTTGCGTGTGGCCTTTGTTGTTTTTGGAGTCTAATGTGTAATATCTTTTAATGCCCTTTGCGTACTATTCTTTTCACAAAGGTTGAAAGGAAAATAATAATGCCTATCCAAGCACCTATTTTACCAATATAGTCGCCGTTTTGGGCATACCATGTCATATCCTGCTTCAAATAAGTAGTTCTGTTTAATTGGGCAGGTACCCACCAGTTGGTGTGTTCTTCAATCTCACCCTTATAATTTATAAAAGCAGAGATACCTGTGTTTGCACTACGAGCAATATTCCGGCGCATTTCTATGGCACGCAGGCGGGCGTAGTGCAAGTGCTGACGGTAGCCGGGTGTATTGCGCCACCATCCGTCGTTGGTAATAATGCACAGCAAATCAGCCCCCTGGCGAACGTATCTTCCCACCCAATCCCCATAAACGCTTTCGTAGCAAATAATCGGGGCAATGTGCATGCTATCGGCAGTAATAAATACTTCGGCATCGTCTTGTATGCCCAAACTGCCCGATGTTCCCCCCAAGTCAAACAGCTTTTCAATTGGACGGAAAACAGACGGGTAGGGCAAAATCTCAACTCCCGGCACCAGTTTACTTTTGTGGTATATCTTCACACTATCCGTGCTATCAATCAGCAAGGCAGTATTATAAGCATCAAAATACACATCCGCGTCACTGTATTTTCTTGCCGTAGCTGTTAACTTTTCTCCTTCTTTAAAGTGGTGTCTTGTATCAGCTCCCGTTAAAATGCTCACTTTGTGCTTGCGGCAAAACTCACGCAATTGCAGTATGGCTGATGAGTTGTTTATTTCTTCTTCCTCAATAGGCTGTGTTAGTGATGTTTCAGGAAACATTACCAACCGTGTTTTCGGGGTAACGCTCTCCTCGGCCAGTTGCAGCATAATCTGTACCTGCTCCTGCGGGGTTTTCCCGCCAAATTTATCCGTGTACGGGTCGATATTGGGTTGTATTACACTCACGTTGGCTACATCTTGCTCGCGTGTGCCGTCGGTTGTGGTTAATGCATTTAGGATGATGTACGACGAAATCAGTGGCAACAACACAGTAACCGCAAGGTTAATTACCCGTGGGCGGGTATAACTTTGAATGAGTTTAAACACCAAAATATTGGTAAGCAACACCCAAAGGCTGCCACCCAAAAATCCTGTAAACTCATACCATTGCACCATGTTGGGCAGGGTAGCAAACACATTGCCCAGCGTGAGCCAAGGCCACGATATTTGCCAGTTGAGGTGTAAATATTCAAACGCCAGCCAATAGCAGATAAAAGCAGGGTAAGCCAGTTTATCGCCAAAGACTTTACGCGTGAGGTGGAAACCTAACCACGGTAACGTCATTAGTAGTGCATTGAGAACAAATGCCGCCACCGCCGCGGGCGAAGCATGATATACCCACCACGTAGTGGCTAAGTTCCACATCAGCATGGCTACAAATACATAAAAGAAAAGCACGCGGTTTTTAAGGTTATTTTCTTGTATTTGCTGTTGCAGCATAAACAAGGGTACAAAACCTATGAAAGCCAAAGGGGCAGTAACAAACGGCGGCCATGCCAGCCATAATAAGAGGCCGGCGGCAAGACTTAAAAACAAGTAGTTATTCGTCAGTTTCTTCATGGGTTTGCGGGGCGTTGGGTTGATAGCCTTTTCCGGCAATTACAAGTACCAGTTCTCCTTTAACGGGCTTTTTGGTAAAATGTGTATGTAGTTCAGCCAATGTGCCGTTTACAGTTTCTTCGAACATTTTGGTAAGCTCCCGCGATACGGAAGCGGGTCGGTCATCACCAAAATAGGCAGCAAAATCTTTCAGAGTTTTAAGCAACCTGTATGGCGATTCGTAAAAAATCATGGTACGCTCTTCGTTTTCCAATGCTTTCAAAGCCGTTTGGCGGCCTTTCTTTTGGGCC
Above is a window of Bacteroidota bacterium DNA encoding:
- a CDS encoding DMT family transporter, whose amino-acid sequence is MPKYISPLTFIVLRVGCALILFLIFHSLFIREKIERKDIGGLALSALFGVAANMLMFFEGLANTTPINASVLMMVTPVFVFVIHTVVNRQGINGVKAAGIVLAAVGAMMLMGGKRLSFSKDTLYGDVYIILNALSYAVYLVYVKKFIKKYNPITVSKWNFIFGFLFVLPFGMGGLEPIDWASFTPFIWFCFWFVLVATTFITYLLNAWALQHAPSTLVGSYIYLQPVIATIIALASQKDVLTSEKIIFILLIFTGVYLVSLTPKKTITE
- a CDS encoding YicC family protein; its protein translation is MMKLRSMTGFGGAEAANNRIAVKAELKSLNGKFMDLNLRMPRNVQNKEIALRRELSKRIERGTATLFLNIERNVTGADAPLVDGEMAKKLFGEIEQLQQTLNYQSGNILDRVLAFPGVINTDDTEELDEDDWKLVEATIDQAFDAFDAFRLQEGDALKQDLQKFVENIQNCLPEIEKFEGERITALRDRIYNQLQATLDDEKLDKDRFEQEMIYYLEKIDFSEEKSRLIQHCRYFTDTLAKEPGGKKLGFIAQEMGREINTLGAKASHFNIQQLVVVMKDELEKIKEQVNNVL
- the guaB gene encoding IMP dehydrogenase; this encodes MYNTSKLKGEALTFDDVLVVPGYSEVLPRDVDTSTRLTRNLRINVPIVSSAMDTVTESRLAIALAQEGGIGILHKNMSIARQAAEVRKVKRSESGMILDPITLNSEATIADALLIMKENKIGGIPIIDSENKLVGILTNRDLRFENNTSRPVREVMTKEGLITAPEGTTLKQAESILQEHRIEKLPVVSNDGKLTGLITYKDILKHRDHPKACKDALGRLLVGAAVGITADTLERVTALVNAGVDVVVIDTAHGHSKGVIDEVKKVKAAFPKLEVIAGNIATGDAAKALAEAGVDAVKVGVGPGSICTTRIIAGIGMPQLSAIFEAAEAVKPYDIPVIADGGIRYSGDLVKALVAGASTIMAGSLFAGVEESPGETILYEGRKVKSYRGMGSIEAMKEGSKDRYFQDAEEEISKLVPEGIVGIVPFRGTLSEVVYQYVGGLRAGMGYCGARTVEELQKAQFVRITGAGVRESHPHDITITKEAPNYSRR
- the lnt gene encoding apolipoprotein N-acyltransferase, whose protein sequence is MKKLTNNYLFLSLAAGLLLWLAWPPFVTAPLAFIGFVPLFMLQQQIQENNLKNRVLFFYVFVAMLMWNLATTWWVYHASPAAVAAFVLNALLMTLPWLGFHLTRKVFGDKLAYPAFICYWLAFEYLHLNWQISWPWLTLGNVFATLPNMVQWYEFTGFLGGSLWVLLTNILVFKLIQSYTRPRVINLAVTVLLPLISSYIILNALTTTDGTREQDVANVSVIQPNIDPYTDKFGGKTPQEQVQIMLQLAEESVTPKTRLVMFPETSLTQPIEEEEINNSSAILQLREFCRKHKVSILTGADTRHHFKEGEKLTATARKYSDADVYFDAYNTALLIDSTDSVKIYHKSKLVPGVEILPYPSVFRPIEKLFDLGGTSGSLGIQDDAEVFITADSMHIAPIICYESVYGDWVGRYVRQGADLLCIITNDGWWRNTPGYRQHLHYARLRAIEMRRNIARSANTGISAFINYKGEIEEHTNWWVPAQLNRTTYLKQDMTWYAQNGDYIGKIGAWIGIIIFLSTFVKRIVRKGH